The following proteins come from a genomic window of Pseudomonas sp. WJP1:
- the mnmH gene encoding tRNA 2-selenouridine(34) synthase MnmH has product MPADCTDYRDIFLNDRPMMDVRAPVEFLKGAFPGVINLPLMNDHERQRVGTCYKQHGQQAALELGHQLVSGAIKAERIQAWGDFARAHPDGLLYCFRGGLRSQIVQQWLKDEAGIDYRRVGGGYKALRSFLLETMDQAVAQCDFVLLGGMTGTGKTELLTQLANGIDLEGHANHRGSSFGKRVTGQPSNIDFENRLGVDVLKKRARGIEQFVLEDENRAVGSCALPLPLYQGMQQFPMVWLEDSLQGRIERILRDYVVDLCAEFIAVHGDEGFVLFSERLLASLDNVQKRLGGERHRRMLILMEDALAEQGRSGAVDLHRGWIEGLLVEYYDPMYVFQREKKGARIEFAGERGAVLEYLQRRLRL; this is encoded by the coding sequence ATGCCTGCCGACTGCACCGATTACCGCGACATTTTTCTCAATGACCGGCCAATGATGGACGTGCGTGCGCCGGTCGAGTTTCTCAAGGGCGCGTTCCCCGGCGTGATCAACCTGCCGCTGATGAATGATCACGAACGGCAACGGGTGGGCACCTGCTACAAGCAACACGGGCAGCAGGCGGCGCTTGAACTGGGCCATCAGTTGGTGTCCGGCGCCATCAAGGCCGAACGCATTCAGGCCTGGGGGGATTTTGCCCGGGCCCACCCTGATGGCCTGTTGTATTGCTTTCGCGGCGGCCTGCGCTCGCAGATCGTCCAGCAATGGCTCAAGGACGAGGCGGGCATCGACTATCGGCGGGTAGGTGGCGGTTACAAGGCGCTGCGCAGCTTCCTGCTGGAAACCATGGATCAGGCCGTGGCCCAGTGCGATTTCGTTTTATTGGGTGGCATGACCGGCACCGGTAAAACCGAGTTGCTCACGCAACTGGCCAACGGGATCGACCTTGAGGGACATGCCAACCATCGCGGTTCCAGTTTCGGCAAGCGCGTCACGGGCCAGCCGTCCAACATCGACTTCGAAAACCGCCTGGGCGTGGACGTGCTGAAAAAGCGCGCCCGCGGCATCGAACAGTTCGTGCTGGAAGACGAAAACCGCGCGGTCGGCAGTTGCGCGCTGCCGTTGCCCCTGTATCAGGGCATGCAGCAGTTCCCGATGGTCTGGCTTGAAGACAGCCTGCAAGGGCGGATCGAGCGGATCCTGCGCGATTACGTGGTGGACCTGTGTGCCGAGTTCATCGCCGTGCATGGCGACGAAGGTTTTGTGTTGTTCTCCGAGCGTTTGCTGGCGAGCCTGGACAATGTGCAAAAGCGTCTGGGCGGTGAACGGCACCGGCGAATGCTGATCCTGATGGAAGATGCGTTGGCCGAGCAGGGGCGTAGTGGTGCAGTGGATTTGCACCGGGGCTGGATCGAGGGGTTGCTGGTTGAGTATTACGATCCGATGTATGTGTTTCAGCGGGAGAAGAAAGGAGCGCGGATCGAGTTTGCGGGGGAGCGGGGGGCGGTGTTGGAGTATCTGCAGCGGCGCCTTCGCCTGTAG
- a CDS encoding histidine phosphatase family protein, with protein sequence MINPLKFTRHFKHRAYLFLPALLAASALFLALESSESRAQPVDGTQTLVFLRHAEKPEGGLGQLNCQGLNRAIDLATLLPEKFGKADYVFAANPTRNVEEGELDNSYSYIRPLMTISPSAIKLGLPVNINFSANDTSDLADELLHDKYHNSVIYTAWSHGYLPELINKVAGEAVGKKQKITEDWESSDYDSLYVLTLTWHNGKASLQSHSYKQGLDNGRETCPT encoded by the coding sequence ATGATCAATCCCTTGAAATTCACCCGACACTTCAAACACCGCGCGTATTTGTTCCTGCCCGCCCTGCTGGCGGCCAGCGCGTTGTTTTTGGCCCTGGAGTCCAGCGAAAGCCGCGCCCAGCCGGTGGATGGCACCCAGACCCTGGTGTTCCTGCGCCATGCGGAAAAACCCGAGGGCGGGCTCGGCCAGCTCAATTGCCAGGGCTTGAACCGCGCCATTGACCTCGCCACCCTGCTGCCGGAAAAATTCGGCAAGGCAGACTACGTGTTTGCCGCCAACCCGACGCGCAACGTCGAGGAAGGCGAACTCGACAACTCCTACAGCTACATCCGCCCCTTGATGACCATCAGCCCCAGCGCGATCAAGCTCGGCTTGCCAGTGAACATCAACTTCTCGGCCAACGACACCAGCGACCTGGCCGATGAACTGCTCCACGACAAGTACCATAACTCGGTCATCTACACCGCCTGGTCCCACGGCTATCTGCCGGAACTGATCAACAAGGTCGCCGGTGAAGCCGTCGGCAAGAAACAGAAGATCACCGAGGACTGGGAATCCAGCGACTATGACTCCCTGTACGTGCTGACCCTGACCTGGCACAACGGCAAGGCCAGCCTGCAGAGCCACAGCTACAAGCAGGGGCTGGATAACGGACGGGAGACTTGCCCGACCTGA